A genomic region of Gemmatimonadota bacterium contains the following coding sequences:
- a CDS encoding division/cell wall cluster transcriptional repressor MraZ produces MDDADHGSRVSYLGSFVHSLDDKGRVSLPAAYRKGAAEARFVLAQVQPPSLVLYPESTWVTVEERLKELVRRRPETRLWVLSTMANAVEVLPDSQGRILIPARLQDAATLDGQVQLIGAIDRIELWNPSAFEKAVREDGQDFGEFTPQIFL; encoded by the coding sequence ATGGACGACGCGGACCACGGCAGCCGGGTGAGCTATCTGGGCTCCTTCGTGCACTCGCTCGACGACAAGGGTCGGGTGAGCCTGCCGGCGGCGTACCGCAAGGGCGCCGCGGAGGCCCGCTTCGTGCTCGCGCAGGTGCAGCCGCCGTCGCTCGTCCTCTATCCCGAGTCCACCTGGGTCACCGTGGAGGAGCGCCTCAAGGAGCTCGTTCGCCGACGGCCCGAAACCCGCCTCTGGGTCCTATCGACCATGGCGAACGCCGTGGAAGTCCTCCCCGACAGTCAGGGCAGGATCCTCATTCCCGCGCGCCTGCAGGATGCGGCGACGCTGGATGGTCAGGTCCAGCTCATCGGCGCCATAGATCGCATCGAGTTGTGGAACCCCTCCGCCTTCGAGAAGGCGGTCCGGGAGGACGGCCAGGACTTCGGCGAGTTCACGCCGCAGATCTTCCTGTGA
- the rsmH gene encoding 16S rRNA (cytosine(1402)-N(4))-methyltransferase RsmH — MEPLRLREGGPGGRPGLRRVHAADLPVSRRRDFHAPVMVREVLDALAPERGGLFFDGTAGGGGHAEAILERGVEARVVAVDRDPAAIEKTRERLLRFGARADVRLAEFDSAAAALTGSLAGALLDLGVSSYQLDQRERGFTYEPGAPLDMRMGAVGQHGPTGADLLNGWSEGALADLFHTYAEEPRARRLAAEIVRRRANRPFATSDDLVAATRAVLGPSMKPADKARIFQAVRIAVNGELERLERALPVLRDALEPGGVLAVLSYHSLEDRITKLAFREWSRDCVCPPRLPVCACRGRALGEPLTRKPLRPSEEEVSSNPRARSARLRAWRKAA, encoded by the coding sequence GTGGAACCCCTCCGCCTTCGAGAAGGCGGTCCGGGAGGACGGCCAGGACTTCGGCGAGTTCACGCCGCAGATCTTCCTGTGAGTCGGCGTCGGGACTTTCACGCGCCTGTGATGGTGCGCGAAGTCCTCGACGCTCTGGCCCCGGAGAGGGGCGGACTGTTTTTCGATGGCACCGCGGGCGGAGGCGGCCACGCGGAGGCGATTCTCGAGCGCGGAGTTGAGGCCAGGGTGGTGGCTGTGGATCGGGATCCCGCTGCGATTGAGAAGACCCGGGAGCGACTGCTGCGCTTCGGAGCTCGCGCCGACGTGCGCCTCGCGGAATTCGACTCGGCGGCCGCCGCGTTGACCGGATCGCTGGCCGGTGCGCTGCTGGATCTGGGTGTGTCGTCGTACCAGCTGGACCAAAGGGAACGCGGCTTTACGTACGAGCCAGGTGCGCCCCTGGACATGCGGATGGGGGCAGTGGGGCAGCACGGTCCGACAGGTGCGGACCTGCTCAACGGGTGGTCCGAGGGCGCCCTGGCCGACCTTTTTCATACCTACGCCGAAGAACCGCGCGCGCGGCGCTTGGCCGCCGAGATCGTGCGGCGCCGGGCGAACCGGCCATTCGCCACGAGCGATGATCTCGTCGCGGCGACTCGCGCCGTGCTCGGCCCGTCCATGAAGCCGGCCGACAAGGCCAGGATCTTCCAGGCGGTGCGCATCGCGGTCAACGGCGAGCTCGAACGGCTCGAGCGAGCCCTCCCGGTGCTGCGCGACGCGCTGGAGCCGGGGGGCGTCCTGGCGGTGCTCTCCTACCACTCGCTGGAAGACCGCATCACCAAGCTGGCGTTTCGGGAATGGAGCCGCGACTGCGTGTGCCCGCCCCGACTCCCCGTGTGCGCCTGCCGGGGTCGCGCCCTGGGTGAGCCGTTGACCCGCAAGCCGCTGCGGCCGAGCGAAGAGGAAGTCTCATCGAACCCACGGGCGCGGAGCGCGCGCCTGCGCGCCTGGCGGAAGGCCGCGTGA